The Crocosphaera subtropica ATCC 51142 genome includes a window with the following:
- the cruF gene encoding gamma-carotene 1'-hydroxylase CruF — protein MSTLMRVERTLVIGHIFSMAFGLAGLLLVLPNPDFIASLPPIGKTAFAWSMAGGGVMYMLLGMAAVTVYAYRTLGVWHWLGFMLPALAISLSSELLGTSTGFPFGHYRYLTGLGYKIAGLVPFTIPLSWFYLGFSAYLIARAGLNTKISQNWLKIVASIVLGAIFLTAWDFVLDPAMSQTTMPFWVWDQPGAFFGMPYQNFAGWFGTGAVFMTVATLIWKVKPFNFPQHNLGLPLAIYVSNFAFAMIMSLAAGIYIPVLLGLMVGLIPVLVLYRLADTPTEADIPENLAKVSFNNG, from the coding sequence ATGAGTACCCTTATGCGCGTGGAACGCACTCTTGTTATTGGCCATATTTTCTCTATGGCCTTTGGTTTAGCAGGATTATTGTTAGTGTTGCCTAATCCTGATTTTATTGCTAGTTTACCCCCCATTGGCAAAACCGCCTTTGCTTGGTCTATGGCTGGCGGTGGCGTGATGTATATGTTGTTAGGAATGGCAGCCGTAACCGTCTATGCTTATCGTACCCTTGGGGTTTGGCATTGGTTAGGCTTTATGTTACCAGCGTTAGCCATCTCCTTAAGCAGTGAATTACTGGGAACCAGTACCGGGTTTCCTTTTGGTCACTATCGCTATTTAACAGGATTAGGTTATAAAATTGCAGGGTTAGTTCCCTTTACCATCCCCTTATCTTGGTTTTATTTAGGATTTAGTGCTTATTTAATTGCTCGTGCGGGATTAAATACGAAAATTTCTCAAAATTGGCTAAAAATAGTTGCTTCAATTGTTCTTGGTGCCATTTTCTTAACCGCTTGGGATTTTGTTTTAGATCCGGCCATGAGTCAAACCACTATGCCCTTTTGGGTGTGGGATCAACCAGGGGCGTTTTTTGGAATGCCTTATCAAAACTTTGCTGGATGGTTTGGGACAGGGGCCGTATTTATGACCGTTGCTACCCTCATCTGGAAAGTTAAACCCTTTAATTTTCCTCAACATAACTTAGGCTTACCCTTAGCCATCTATGTCAGCAATTTTGCCTTTGCCATGATCATGAGTTTAGCTGCAGGAATTTATATTCCGGTTTTATTAGGGTTGATGGTTGGTTTAATTCCGGTATTAGTGTTATATCGTCTCGCTGATACCCCAACAGAGGCCGATATCCCCGAAAATCTCGCCAAGGTGTCTTTCAATAATGGATAA
- a CDS encoding RDD family protein has translation MYSNQLPPTDQHFPKVPLDRRAYAFLLDFVTVWFLSSFFQGLVKDLVFFGVWLILRIIIVEKNKGQSLGSWAFDIKVIDIRFLRVPVLQDLAKREAILGFVAMLAMVGLNINFKNGLSMLIFITPLIIDCGVAIGDEEYNQAFHDRVGKTIVIQTKRGFSLDLRLKKLWKIIKAKIQSRQTKRQSYRDDYYDDYDDYNDQY, from the coding sequence ATGTATTCTAATCAATTACCTCCCACTGATCAACACTTTCCTAAAGTTCCCCTTGATCGTCGTGCTTATGCTTTTTTATTAGACTTTGTAACAGTCTGGTTTCTGAGTTCTTTTTTTCAAGGATTGGTTAAAGACTTAGTTTTTTTCGGTGTTTGGCTAATTTTGCGGATCATTATTGTTGAAAAAAATAAGGGACAAAGTTTAGGCAGTTGGGCGTTTGATATCAAAGTAATTGATATTCGATTTCTTCGTGTTCCTGTTTTGCAAGACTTAGCTAAACGAGAAGCTATTTTAGGATTTGTTGCTATGTTAGCAATGGTGGGATTAAATATTAATTTTAAGAATGGATTATCGATGTTAATCTTTATTACCCCTTTGATTATTGATTGTGGGGTGGCCATCGGCGATGAAGAATATAATCAAGCGTTTCATGATAGAGTAGGCAAAACCATTGTTATTCAAACAAAACGGGGTTTTTCTTTGGATTTGCGGTTAAAGAAACTGTGGAAAATTATTAAAGCAAAAATACAAAGTCGTCAAACTAAACGACAAAGTTATCGAGATGATTACTATGATGATTACGACGACTACAATGATCAATATTAA
- a CDS encoding N-acetylmannosamine-6-phosphate 2-epimerase, whose product MIIPKSSLIVSCQAPIDSPLFDPKIIAAMAKASINQGAKGIRINTPDHVKQVRKELPHIPIIGLWKQDYSGYDIYITPCYTDAVAIAEAGADIIAIDGTLRKRPQGEQLADLIHNIQQKLGKLVMADVDTIESAIASAQAGADFVGTTLYGYTKETENFNPPGFSLLEEMSQKLTVPIIAEGGISTPEDAKRALNYGAYSVVVGTAITGIDLKVKAFQAMFK is encoded by the coding sequence ATGATCATACCAAAATCCAGCTTAATTGTTTCTTGTCAAGCACCGATTGATTCTCCATTATTTGACCCAAAAATTATTGCTGCTATGGCAAAAGCGTCTATTAATCAAGGGGCAAAAGGAATAAGAATTAATACTCCTGATCATGTTAAACAAGTGAGAAAAGAATTGCCTCATATTCCCATTATTGGGCTGTGGAAACAGGACTATTCTGGGTATGATATTTATATTACACCCTGTTATACTGATGCAGTAGCGATCGCTGAAGCAGGAGCCGATATTATCGCCATTGATGGAACCTTAAGAAAGCGTCCCCAAGGAGAACAATTAGCCGATTTAATCCATAATATTCAACAAAAGTTAGGAAAATTAGTCATGGCTGATGTAGACACCATAGAAAGTGCGATCGCCTCAGCCCAAGCCGGGGCAGATTTTGTGGGAACCACTCTTTATGGCTATACTAAAGAAACTGAAAATTTTAACCCTCCAGGGTTTTCCTTATTAGAAGAAATGAGCCAAAAATTAACCGTTCCTATTATTGCAGAAGGAGGAATTTCTACCCCAGAAGATGCCAAAAGAGCTTTAAATTATGGGGCTTATTCTGTTGTTGTTGGAACTGCCATTACCGGAATTGATTTAAAAGTAAAAGCCTTTCAAGCGATGTTTAAATAA
- a CDS encoding hybrid sensor histidine kinase/response regulator, which produces MNPVSKSILRRTLPISIFEELCSLWRELVEIEDSTAILLNDSIISSEIVNVPEILGAKTFYLLLSSQLCALLQGTLNASSLSYQVTITCEPQAIAEFTHKLQQHLDPASPWHDRLAPYISPHLPPLNPLQSHFNGRLWNILVPEFSETSEVMYEGLRVCEPVEDALRQQVAQERLLNQVVGQIRQSLELSVILETAVRELRSFLQVDRLVIYEFREKTISNNQSENAQKTSGLVTYESRVSQSIPSLLNLVAEDTCFSNIPQYKYKYRQGQIVAIDDVEMRYAASLCLSRFLEKYWVLSKLIAPIVVNGKLWGLLIAHQCFKKRQWLESEKAFLGQIGEHLAVAIYQAQLYAQVQEQKNTFEQRVIERTQELRDTLVASQAANHSKSEFLGNMSHELRTPLTCIIGLSGTLLHWSQESTTLPLDKQQKYLQTIQNSGKHLLDMINEILEYSNLQSGKYVLAVREFSLTKVAKNVIQRVSDEAEHRRINLELDLQINQQQDSFYADPERVQQILYHLLNNALKFTPENGSVTLRIWRENNHVSLEVEDTGIGIQEEKIPLLFESFQQLENSRRRMYGGTGLGLALTKQLVELHGGTIEVESIINQGSTFIIRLPNQPQNQYKSLHNLDKNQALFTKNKTIVLVESNEEVATLIGELLTAANYHFIWLMDGTKVIKKLELLEPSAVILDQDLSEVLEINACLKELPETQGTKVLVLRDEITSKEWTEISQMGIDDYLIKPIQPNLLLKRVNALIFSNDKSEDE; this is translated from the coding sequence ATGAATCCTGTTTCAAAATCTATTTTACGTCGAACTTTACCTATCAGTATATTTGAGGAACTTTGTTCTCTTTGGCGAGAGCTAGTAGAGATTGAAGATTCTACAGCGATATTACTCAACGATTCCATAATTTCTTCAGAAATCGTCAATGTTCCTGAAATTTTGGGAGCCAAAACTTTTTATTTGCTGTTATCCTCCCAGTTATGTGCTTTGTTACAAGGCACCCTCAATGCTTCCTCCCTATCTTATCAGGTTACGATTACCTGTGAGCCCCAAGCGATCGCTGAGTTTACCCATAAGTTACAACAGCACCTTGATCCCGCCTCTCCTTGGCATGATCGCCTAGCTCCCTATATCTCCCCTCATCTACCCCCCTTAAACCCCCTCCAATCCCATTTTAACGGTCGCTTATGGAATATTTTAGTGCCGGAGTTCTCAGAAACTTCGGAAGTGATGTATGAAGGACTCAGGGTTTGTGAACCAGTTGAAGATGCGTTACGCCAACAAGTTGCTCAAGAAAGACTTTTAAATCAAGTTGTTGGTCAAATTCGCCAAAGTTTAGAATTATCCGTTATTTTAGAAACAGCAGTTAGGGAATTACGCAGTTTTTTGCAGGTTGATCGCTTAGTTATCTATGAGTTTAGAGAAAAAACGATCTCAAATAATCAGTCAGAAAATGCACAAAAAACTTCGGGTTTAGTCACCTACGAGTCACGGGTTTCTCAAAGTATTCCTTCGTTATTAAATCTTGTTGCAGAAGACACTTGTTTTAGTAATATTCCTCAATATAAATATAAATATCGTCAAGGGCAAATTGTCGCTATTGATGATGTAGAAATGAGATATGCAGCTTCTTTATGTTTAAGTCGATTTCTCGAAAAATATTGGGTCCTCTCTAAATTAATTGCTCCTATTGTAGTGAATGGTAAATTATGGGGATTATTAATTGCTCATCAATGCTTTAAAAAAAGACAATGGTTAGAGAGTGAAAAAGCATTTTTAGGACAAATAGGGGAACATTTAGCTGTTGCTATTTATCAAGCACAATTATATGCTCAAGTACAAGAACAAAAAAATACCTTTGAACAGCGAGTCATAGAAAGAACCCAAGAACTTCGGGATACGTTAGTTGCTTCTCAAGCAGCGAATCATTCTAAAAGTGAATTTTTAGGGAATATGAGTCATGAATTAAGAACTCCCTTAACTTGTATTATTGGCTTATCGGGAACCTTATTACATTGGTCACAAGAAAGTACAACTTTACCTTTAGATAAACAACAAAAGTATTTACAAACCATTCAAAATAGTGGTAAGCATTTGTTAGATATGATCAATGAAATTCTAGAATATTCTAATTTACAATCAGGAAAATATGTATTAGCAGTTCGAGAATTTTCTTTAACAAAAGTAGCTAAAAATGTTATACAAAGGGTGAGTGATGAAGCAGAACATCGTCGGATTAATTTAGAACTCGATTTACAAATTAATCAGCAACAAGATAGCTTTTATGCTGATCCTGAAAGGGTACAACAGATCCTCTACCATTTACTGAACAATGCCTTAAAATTTACCCCAGAAAATGGCAGCGTTACCTTAAGAATTTGGCGAGAAAATAATCATGTTTCCCTCGAAGTAGAAGATACAGGAATTGGTATTCAAGAAGAGAAAATTCCTTTATTATTTGAGTCATTTCAACAATTAGAAAATTCTCGCAGACGTATGTATGGAGGAACAGGATTAGGATTAGCATTAACCAAACAATTAGTTGAATTGCATGGAGGAACCATTGAAGTTGAATCTATCATCAATCAAGGTTCTACTTTTATTATTAGACTTCCTAATCAACCCCAAAATCAATATAAATCCCTTCATAACTTAGATAAAAATCAAGCCTTGTTTACCAAAAATAAAACCATTGTTTTGGTGGAAAGTAATGAAGAGGTTGCCACATTAATTGGTGAGTTGTTAACCGCAGCTAATTATCATTTTATTTGGTTGATGGATGGAACTAAAGTAATTAAAAAATTGGAATTACTAGAACCCTCAGCAGTGATTTTAGATCAAGATTTATCAGAAGTTTTAGAAATCAATGCTTGCTTAAAAGAATTACCAGAAACCCAAGGAACTAAAGTGTTAGTATTACGAGATGAAATTACCTCAAAAGAATGGACAGAAATTTCTCAGATGGGAATTGATGACTATTTAATCAAACCCATTCAGCCTAACCTGTTACTTAAGCGAGTTAATGCTTTAATCTTCAGTAATGATAAATCAGAAGATGAGTGA
- the cobN gene encoding cobaltochelatase subunit CobN produces the protein MHRIAATPGGWNAEQEGVIFIEQNPAPIVFLSAADTDIQSLATCLPFLPDHFPAIRATNILQLQQQLSIDTYADTVLCNAKVIILRLLGGQSYWPYGLEVIKEIAELNEITLFILPGDDQLDETLMSHSTVTFYHSHKLWCYLTQGGQENWLNGLKFISDLCLETNYNPAAPHLVPDFGIYQNNVENNANFSNAVILFYRSHYLAGNLQPINALCKSLLDKQINPIPIFLSSLRDPDVQNKLIDYFQSRWDHPIQLIFNTTSFSLGKIDDNSCSNLWETLDIPILQVILSSGTVEQWKNSFQGLNPRDVAMNVALPEIDGKIITRAVSFKSVKTWNENLETDVIVYEPVEDRINFVTELGANFIQLKHTPIHQKKIALILANYPNKDGRIANGVGLDTPESCIKILQALQQEGYTIKDIPKTGDELIERLTQGITNDPESQELRPIYQSVSCTEYEQYLQRLPLETQQEIRERWSHIPEVNNVAAYPISGIQLGNIFVGIQPSRGYDFDPSLNYHAPDLEPTPHYLAYYYWLKHHFKADAIIHVGKHGNLEWLPGKSLALSSTCYPEIALETIPNFYPFIVNDPGEGSQAKRRSHAVILDHLTPPLTRAELYGNLEQLETLIDEYYEAQTLDPKRLQIIGDRITKLVTETNLNQDLGINDVNKDSLSQFLALADGYLCELKEAQIRDGLHILGTCPQNQQLRDLIISITRYPSLDRMGLITAIVTDFDLDINPLTDNLDELFYCSKLSQVIPQEISLKLKQCRILGDIIEVLEIYAQTLVENLIETNNIKQFNHLPYTQKELNWIKTFLLPKLYQTPQEITNLLKGLNGQYIPSGASGAPTRGRPDVLPTGRNFYSVDIRAIPTQTAWDVGRKAAEALIERYTQDNGEYPQTLAISIWGTSTMRTGGDDIAQVLALLGVQPIWDGLSRRVVDYEILKPSVLGRPRVDVMVRVSGFFRDSFPNLLQLLYKVIKDVSSLPESKDINPLAAKVQEEETFWQQQGLTEEQAKLKSGYRIFGSKPGSYGAGLQGLIEAQNWENEQDLAKAYINWSCYAYDQNGVGHGVPEVFEKRLKQLQIVLHNQDNREHDLLDSDDYYQFQGGLTVAVKALTGNNPDTYFGDNAIGANPKVRRLKEEITRVYRSRVVNPKWIKGVMRHGYKGAFEMSATVDYLFAYDATANCVEDFMYQGVAEAYLFDETVQQFIQDKNPWALRDMAERLLEANQRGLWQEVDSNTLDQLRAIVHHAEGKIEEN, from the coding sequence ATGCACCGCATAGCTGCTACCCCTGGAGGTTGGAATGCTGAGCAAGAAGGGGTTATCTTTATTGAACAAAATCCAGCACCTATTGTCTTTTTAAGCGCAGCAGATACGGATATTCAAAGTTTAGCAACTTGTTTACCTTTCTTACCCGATCATTTCCCTGCAATACGCGCAACAAATATTTTACAATTACAACAACAGTTGAGTATTGATACTTATGCTGACACAGTATTATGTAATGCTAAAGTAATTATTTTACGATTATTGGGAGGTCAATCTTATTGGCCTTATGGCTTAGAAGTTATTAAAGAAATTGCTGAATTAAATGAGATTACGCTCTTTATTTTACCAGGGGATGATCAGTTAGATGAAACCTTAATGAGTCATTCGACTGTTACTTTTTACCACAGTCATAAACTATGGTGTTATTTAACTCAAGGAGGACAAGAAAATTGGCTAAACGGCTTAAAATTTATCTCTGATCTTTGTTTGGAAACCAATTATAATCCTGCTGCACCGCATCTTGTTCCTGATTTTGGTATTTATCAGAATAATGTAGAAAATAATGCTAATTTTTCTAATGCTGTTATTCTCTTTTACCGTTCTCATTATTTAGCAGGGAATCTACAACCCATTAATGCTTTATGTAAAAGTTTGTTAGATAAACAAATCAATCCAATTCCTATTTTTCTCTCTTCTTTGCGTGATCCTGATGTTCAAAATAAATTGATTGATTATTTTCAGTCTCGATGGGATCATCCTATTCAGTTGATTTTCAATACAACCAGTTTTTCTTTAGGCAAAATTGATGATAATTCTTGCAGCAATTTATGGGAAACATTAGACATTCCTATCTTACAAGTTATCTTAAGTAGTGGAACAGTCGAACAGTGGAAAAATAGCTTTCAAGGATTAAATCCTAGAGATGTAGCTATGAATGTTGCGTTACCCGAAATTGATGGTAAAATAATCACTCGTGCTGTTTCTTTCAAGTCAGTAAAAACCTGGAACGAAAACCTAGAAACTGATGTTATTGTTTATGAACCTGTAGAAGATAGAATCAATTTTGTAACCGAGTTAGGTGCTAATTTTATTCAGCTTAAACATACACCAATTCATCAGAAAAAAATTGCTCTAATTTTAGCCAATTATCCCAATAAAGATGGCAGAATAGCCAATGGTGTTGGTTTAGACACCCCTGAAAGTTGTATCAAAATTCTGCAAGCATTACAACAAGAAGGTTACACTATTAAGGATATACCAAAAACCGGGGATGAACTCATAGAAAGGTTAACCCAAGGAATCACAAACGATCCTGAAAGTCAAGAATTACGTCCCATTTATCAATCTGTTTCTTGTACAGAATACGAACAATATTTACAACGCTTACCCCTAGAAACTCAACAAGAAATTAGAGAACGTTGGAGTCATATTCCTGAAGTAAATAATGTTGCTGCTTATCCTATTTCTGGTATCCAATTAGGTAACATTTTCGTTGGGATTCAACCCTCTAGGGGTTATGATTTTGACCCTAGTTTAAACTATCATGCACCAGACTTAGAACCTACACCCCATTATTTAGCTTATTATTATTGGTTAAAACATCACTTTAAAGCAGATGCTATTATCCATGTGGGTAAACATGGTAACTTAGAATGGCTACCCGGTAAAAGTTTGGCATTATCATCAACTTGTTATCCAGAAATAGCGTTAGAAACTATCCCTAATTTTTATCCTTTTATTGTTAATGATCCGGGAGAAGGTTCCCAAGCAAAACGTCGTTCCCACGCAGTAATTTTAGACCATTTAACACCTCCTTTAACCCGTGCAGAATTATATGGTAATTTGGAACAATTAGAAACCTTAATTGATGAATATTACGAAGCCCAAACCTTAGATCCCAAACGCTTACAAATAATCGGCGATCGCATTACCAAATTAGTAACAGAAACAAATCTCAATCAAGACTTAGGAATTAATGACGTAAATAAGGATAGCCTATCACAATTTTTAGCCCTTGCAGATGGTTATTTATGTGAACTCAAAGAAGCACAAATAAGAGACGGTTTGCACATCTTAGGAACTTGTCCCCAAAATCAACAATTGCGAGATTTAATTATCTCCATTACCCGTTATCCTAGTTTAGATAGAATGGGTTTAATTACAGCAATAGTAACAGATTTTGACTTAGATATTAATCCTTTAACTGATAACTTAGATGAATTATTTTATTGCTCAAAGTTATCTCAAGTAATCCCCCAAGAAATTAGTTTGAAGTTAAAACAATGTCGTATACTTGGGGATATTATCGAAGTCTTAGAAATCTACGCACAAACTTTAGTAGAAAATCTTATTGAGACTAATAATATTAAACAATTTAATCACTTACCTTATACCCAAAAAGAACTAAACTGGATCAAAACTTTTTTACTGCCAAAACTTTATCAAACCCCTCAAGAAATCACTAACTTATTGAAAGGATTAAATGGACAATATATCCCTAGCGGTGCATCTGGCGCACCCACCAGAGGTAGACCAGACGTTCTACCCACCGGACGCAACTTTTATTCTGTGGATATTCGTGCGATACCCACCCAAACCGCTTGGGATGTGGGCAGAAAAGCAGCTGAAGCCCTCATCGAGCGTTATACTCAAGATAACGGAGAATACCCCCAAACCCTCGCTATTTCCATCTGGGGAACGTCTACCATGCGAACCGGAGGGGATGACATTGCCCAGGTGTTAGCATTGTTAGGAGTACAACCGATCTGGGATGGCTTATCCCGTCGGGTGGTTGATTACGAAATCCTTAAACCGTCGGTGTTAGGGCGACCCCGTGTAGACGTAATGGTACGGGTATCGGGATTTTTTAGAGATAGTTTCCCTAACCTACTACAACTACTATATAAAGTGATCAAAGATGTGTCAAGTCTCCCTGAATCAAAAGATATTAATCCCTTAGCGGCAAAGGTACAGGAAGAAGAGACATTTTGGCAACAGCAAGGGTTAACGGAAGAACAAGCAAAATTGAAGTCAGGTTATCGAATTTTCGGATCAAAACCTGGGTCTTATGGGGCTGGTTTACAGGGATTAATTGAAGCACAGAATTGGGAAAATGAGCAAGATTTAGCCAAGGCTTACATTAATTGGAGTTGTTACGCTTATGATCAAAATGGAGTGGGTCACGGTGTTCCAGAAGTATTTGAAAAACGTTTAAAACAATTACAAATTGTCTTACATAACCAAGATAATCGAGAACATGATCTTTTAGATTCTGATGATTATTATCAGTTTCAAGGAGGGTTAACCGTTGCTGTGAAAGCGTTGACAGGTAATAATCCTGACACTTATTTTGGAGATAATGCTATTGGTGCTAATCCGAAAGTGAGACGATTAAAAGAAGAAATTACAAGGGTTTATCGTTCCCGTGTGGTTAATCCCAAATGGATAAAAGGAGTAATGAGACATGGTTATAAAGGGGCGTTTGAAATGTCAGCAACCGTCGATTATTTATTTGCTTATGATGCGACAGCAAACTGTGTAGAAGATTTTATGTATCAAGGAGTAGCAGAAGCTTACTTATTTGATGAGACAGTACAACAATTTATTCAAGACAAAAACCCTTGGGCGTTGCGAGATATGGCTGAAAGATTATTAGAAGCAAATCAAAGAGGGTTATGGCAAGAGGTTGATAGTAATACCCTGGATCAATTAAGGGCTATTGTGCATCATGCAGAGGGGAAAATTGAAGAAAATTGA
- a CDS encoding BrnA antitoxin family protein — protein sequence MPMSREEQLKIRGQMKESDIDYSDIPATETEFWKEATVNNPIKVSVTLKLDPSVFAWYKQQFPQEYQSLINAVLEKYMIENNS from the coding sequence ATGCCTATGTCACGAGAGGAACAATTAAAGATCCGTGGTCAGATGAAAGAATCTGATATAGATTATTCGGATATACCTGCGACTGAGACTGAATTTTGGAAAGAAGCTACTGTTAATAACCCTATAAAAGTTTCTGTAACTCTCAAGCTTGATCCCTCAGTTTTTGCTTGGTATAAACAACAGTTTCCTCAAGAATATCAAAGCCTAATTAATGCCGTATTAGAAAAATATATGATAGAAAATAATTCTTAA
- a CDS encoding BrnT family toxin, translated as MSKPDNRKDYGEKRLIALGLLGEFILVIVYTLRGEKIRLISTRRTNKQERSIYYAYVTRGTIKDPWSDERI; from the coding sequence ATATCAAAACCTGATAATAGAAAAGACTACGGTGAAAAAAGATTAATTGCGTTAGGACTTTTAGGAGAATTTATCCTAGTTATAGTCTATACCCTGCGAGGAGAAAAAATACGACTCATATCTACAAGACGCACTAATAAACAGGAAAGGAGTATTTATTATGCCTATGTCACGAGAGGAACAATTAAAGATCCGTGGTCAGATGAAAGAATCTGA
- a CDS encoding Uma2 family endonuclease, producing the protein MVTNNQFFYISPETYSEGERVSPIKHEYRKGQVYAMVGAKKSHIVLGANLTTLLNIHLADSPCLVLNSDIKVRLEEANCYYYPDIAVVCDEREINNTDDFILYPVLLIEVLSKSTEAFDRGQKFSDYQTCPTLKEYVLIHQNEMKIECYYHNESGNWTEKIYQVGDEVEFFSINYRGSIEAIYRKVPGLT; encoded by the coding sequence ATGGTAACAAATAATCAATTCTTTTATATCTCTCCAGAAACCTATTCAGAAGGGGAAAGAGTCAGTCCTATCAAACATGAATATCGAAAGGGACAAGTTTATGCAATGGTAGGGGCAAAAAAGTCTCATATTGTTTTAGGTGCAAATTTAACAACCCTATTAAATATTCACCTTGCAGATAGTCCCTGTCTGGTTTTAAATTCAGATATTAAGGTGAGATTAGAAGAAGCAAATTGTTATTATTATCCAGATATTGCTGTTGTTTGTGATGAAAGGGAAATTAATAACACCGATGATTTTATTCTTTATCCTGTTCTTTTAATAGAAGTATTATCAAAATCAACAGAAGCATTTGATCGAGGTCAAAAATTCAGTGATTATCAAACTTGTCCCACTTTAAAAGAGTATGTTCTCATTCATCAAAATGAAATGAAAATTGAATGTTATTATCATAATGAGTCAGGAAATTGGACAGAAAAAATATATCAAGTAGGGGATGAAGTAGAGTTTTTTAGTATTAATTATCGTGGTTCAATTGAAGCTATCTATCGTAAAGTTCCTGGGTTAACATAA
- a CDS encoding TIGR00725 family protein: MTRKIIIGVMGPGDSATEIDIKNAYELGKLIAQQDWILLTGGRNVGVMDAANKGAKEAGGLTIGILPSNHTKNVSDAVDIAILTDLGNARNNINVLSSDIIVACGIGLGTVSEIALALKNRKPVILLSESPESQQLFKSFAPNLTFIAVDIQQTMKQIKEILEIVN; encoded by the coding sequence ATGACTAGAAAAATAATTATTGGAGTCATGGGGCCTGGAGACTCAGCAACCGAAATAGATATTAAAAACGCCTACGAATTAGGAAAATTAATTGCTCAACAAGACTGGATTTTATTAACAGGAGGTCGTAATGTAGGAGTTATGGATGCGGCCAATAAAGGGGCAAAAGAAGCAGGGGGATTAACCATCGGTATTTTACCATCAAATCATACTAAAAATGTTTCTGATGCTGTTGATATTGCTATTCTAACTGACTTAGGAAATGCTAGAAATAACATTAATGTTTTATCATCAGATATCATTGTTGCTTGTGGAATTGGGTTAGGAACCGTATCAGAAATAGCTTTAGCCCTCAAAAATAGAAAACCCGTTATTTTATTAAGTGAATCTCCAGAAAGTCAACAATTATTTAAAAGTTTTGCTCCTAACTTAACCTTTATTGCCGTAGATATTCAGCAAACAATGAAGCAAATTAAAGAAATTCTAGAAATAGTAAACTAA
- the cobU gene encoding bifunctional adenosylcobinamide kinase/adenosylcobinamide-phosphate guanylyltransferase: MPKHILVTGPSRSGKSEWAERLAHRCNKPIIYVATALENLDDSEWQQRIEKHRRRRPSHWQTLSVPYDLCLTIEQANPPHCLLIDSLGTWVANGLEQDEESWEAIATRLLTSIQQASVDLIFVAEETGWGVVPAYPLGRLFRDRLGYLTRQLGVMVDTTYLVTGGHALNLTLLGNPVDKF, translated from the coding sequence ATGCCTAAACATATTCTAGTGACGGGACCGAGTCGTTCAGGAAAAAGCGAGTGGGCCGAAAGGTTGGCCCATAGATGCAATAAACCCATTATTTATGTGGCCACTGCCTTAGAAAACCTCGATGATTCTGAATGGCAACAACGTATCGAAAAACATCGTCGTCGTCGTCCCTCTCACTGGCAAACCCTATCCGTTCCCTATGATCTCTGTTTAACCATTGAACAGGCCAACCCTCCCCATTGCCTCTTAATTGATTCTTTGGGGACTTGGGTGGCTAATGGATTAGAACAAGATGAGGAAAGTTGGGAGGCGATCGCAACACGGTTATTAACCAGTATTCAACAAGCCTCAGTAGACCTGATTTTTGTTGCCGAGGAAACAGGGTGGGGAGTCGTTCCTGCCTATCCTTTAGGGAGATTATTCCGCGATCGCTTGGGATATTTGACTCGTCAACTAGGAGTGATGGTAGATACCACTTATTTAGTAACAGGAGGACACGCCCTTAATTTAACTTTATTAGGAAACCCTGTAGACAAATTTTAG